A genome region from Trichoderma asperellum chromosome 7, complete sequence includes the following:
- a CDS encoding uncharacterized protein (EggNog:ENOG41~TransMembrane:2 (i504-522o537-556i)) → MDAIHEVDPDSNPGESFPTFNRVHYGLNVDTENASSPPALRRLSRSDTTVHREPFSPLRRRRSTRAATFRAIDDADDFDFDATYTERPGWEPGSEPGFDPNLPDGGHASMPQLSANCDITVVDFSKDNMVKRHFDNESFIAFLTQPKEKWAKCRWINVNGLSWDVIQAIGAHKGLHKLALEDIMNIRNRTKADWYPNHAFIIMTLQKLVHLVDDDDSSSDSSSVRSRKSTTKVRNFFRGFGSRKTDKVQNPSPPTDPEKRITTKCLTELSESLELQETSMIRTLQRYHASGNETRTDYMEANSILAPLNLAVSAEQVSIFLTADNTVISFFEVSAGDIERPIVTRLSNPGTILRESCDASLVVQAIIDAIIDLAIPLTAVYNDVLGDLELDVLTSPSIKQCKSLYICISEINKMLRFLNPIDNLVNVLRDHKTNLSHEEAIKELENPASGVIVTPMTHTYLGDVLDHCIIITEALHQCKQSSDNLINLIFNTISANQNESMKQLTTVTIIFLPLTFITGYFGQNFPAEGFPDINHGIWYFWACAVPTAFATILILMREMIYSWFVRVVQRQRVKSNRKKSKAKRRTRG, encoded by the exons ATGGATGCGATCCACGAGGTTGACCCCGACTCCAATCCTGGAGAGAGCTTTCCGACCTTCAATCGAGTCCATTACGGCCTCAACGTCGACACCGAGAATGCGTCCTCCCCGCCTGCTCTCCGTCGCCTCTCGCGCTCAGACACGACCGTCCATCGCGAGCCCTTCTCGCCTCTGCGCCGCCGGCGAAGCACCCGCGCCGCGACATTCAGAGCAATTGACGATGCGGATGATTTCGATTTCGATGCGACCTACACTGAGCGGCCGGGCTGGGAGCCGGGCTCTGAGCCCGGTTTCGATCCCAATTTGCCAGATGGAGGACATGCCTCGATGCCGCAGCTGAGCGCGAATTGCGACATTACGGTGGTGGATTTCTCAAAGGACAACATGGTCAAGAGACACTTTGATAATGAATCGTTTATTGCGTTTCTGACGCAGCCAAAGGAGAAGTGGGCCAAGTGTCGGTGGATTAATGTCAATGGCTTGAGTTGGGATGTGATTCAGGCGATTGGCGCGCATAAGGGCTTGCATAAGCTTGCGTTGGAGGATATCATGAATATCAGGAACAGAACCAAGGCTGATTG GTATCCAAACCacgccttcatcatcatgacGCTCCAGAAGCTGGTCCATCTTgtagacgacgacgatagCTCATCCGACTCGAGCAGCGTCCGATCAAGAAAGTCGACCACCAAGGTCAGGAACTTCTTCCGCGGATTCGGCAGCCGCAAGACCGACAAGGTCCAAAACCCCAGCCCTCCAACGGATCCAGAGAAGCGCATCACCACAAAGTGCTTGACGGAACTGTCAGAGAGCCTCGAGCTGCAGGAAACGTCCATGATTCGCACCCTGCAGCGGTACCACGCCTCGGGCAACGAGACGCGCACCGACTACATGGAAGCAAATTCCATCCTCGCGCCCCTCAACCTCGCCGTCTCCGCCGAGCAGGTTTCCATCTTCCTCACGGCCGACAACACcgtcatctccttcttcgaGGTCTCCGCCGGCGACATCGAGCGCCCCATAGTCACGCGTCTCAGCAACCCGGGCACCATCTTGCGCGAGTCTTGCGACGCCTCGCTCGTCGTGCAGGCCATCATCGATGCCATCATCGACCTGGCCATCCCGCTCACGGCTGTGTACAATGATGTCCTGGGCGATTTGGAGCTCGACGTCCTGACCTCCCCTAGCATCAAGCAGTGCAAGAGTTTATACATTTGCATTAGTGAGATAAACAAGATGCTGCGCTTTCTCAACCCCATTGATAACCTCGTCAACGTCCTGCGCGATCACAAAACGAACCTCTCTCATGAAGAGGCTATCAAGGAGCTCGAGAACCCGGCCAGCGGCGTCATCGTCACGCCAATGACGCACACGTATCTGGGTGACGTGCTGGATCACTGTATCATCATTACTGAAGCCCTTCACCAGTGCAAGCAGTCGAGTGACAACCTCATCAACCTCATCTTTAACACCATCTCGGCCAACCAGAACGAGAGCATGAAGCAGCTCACCACcgtcaccatcatcttcctcccgCTGACTTTCATTACTGGATACTTTGGACAAAACTTCCCGGCGGAGGGATTTCCGGATATTAACCACGGGATCTGGTACTT CTGGGCATGCGCTGTCCCGACGGCCTTTGCTACGATCCTCATCCTGATGCGTGAAATGATTTATTCCTGGTTCGTGCGCGTCGTTCAACGGCAGCGTGTGAAGAGCAAtcgcaagaagagcaaggcgaAGAGGAGAACGAGAGGATGA
- a CDS encoding uncharacterized protein (SECRETED:SignalP(1-18)~EggNog:ENOG41) — translation MMYSKATLSLLFAALAAAGPIDRREVASLDPAATAEAHPRDNTATRAFSNVQIKTSDGKCLSVDPLSGDFRANLTPIQITDCGSAQGQGWDVITSGVHNDQKGQALIVSTLTQACFNFDPRRAAGNQVLLFSCGGRADGGGQVTNSQLFAFTSGNGPLSLTPENDPTKCLVPKGNLVDIADCSASDATQKFTIGGSAGGSDGSSSNNSSSAAASSAAASSAAAGSKPVETQASATTSAAAVTSAVEAAVTSAADAAAATTLTVLATSVHTVISCAPTVTNCPARTNQTAIASLPESAKTTVVVTDTVVLATTVCPIEQASSISSSLQAAHSSGLITGSTITASAPAVTTAAQAAATTSAAASAATTAAAPGGDENAQCSAPRIVTVSEVVTVTAGQESASAAAAAATSAGVANNAGEGSSQTTAAASQPAITGNPTTPVPVSGAGGTLNPTAAAEANAFDTTAVRPVQSINIRAADGKCMSVNPTAGDFRENLIPIQMVTCSQDDPSQKFDIVTKGAHNDGTAGEALIVSVLTNGCVNFDGRRAANDQVIMFSCGGRADGSGKTATSQLFPFKNGDNNIILTPASATNQTCLVAGAERVEAAKCDSQKDQVFQLVEIV, via the exons ATGATGTATTCCAAGGCTACTCTTTCTCTACTCTTTGCGGCCCTTGCGGCTGCCGGCCCCATCGACCGCCGCGAGGTTGCGTCCCTCGACCCGGCTGCCACCGCCGAGGCCCATCCCCGAGACAACACGGCCACCCGCGCCTTTTCCAACGTCCAGATCAAGACCTCTGATGGCAAATGTCTGAGCGTCGACCCGCTGTCCGGAGACTTCCGAGCCAACCTGACTCCCATCCAGATCACAGACTGCGGCAGCGCCCAGGGCCAGGGCTGGGACGTCATCACCTCCGGTGTCCACAACGACCAAAAGGGCCAGGCTCTCATCGTGAGCACTCTCACACAGGCCTGCTTCAACTTTGACCCTCGACGAGCGGCTGGAAACCAggttctgctcttctcctgCGGCGGACGAGCTGATGGCGGCGGACAAGTCACCAACTCGCAGCTCTTTGCCTTTACCAGTGGCAACGGTCCTTTGAGCCTCACGCCTGAGAACGACCCCACCAAGTGCCTTGTCCCCAAGGGCAACTTGGTTGACATTGCCGACTGCAGTGCCAGCGACGCCACGCAGAAGTTTACCATTGGTGGCTCTGCTGGAGGTTctgatggcagcagcagcaacaactccagctctgccgctgccagctcagccgccgcctcctcagcCGCTGCCGGCTCCAAGCCTGTTGAGACTCAAGCTTCGGCTACTACTTCAGCAGCGGCCGTCACGAGCGCCGTTGAAGCTGCTGTTACGAGCGCTgccgacgctgctgctgccaccacgCTGACCGTGCTCGCGACCTCGGTCCACACCGTCATCAGCTGTGCTCCCACCGTCACCAACTGCCCGGCTCGCACCAACCAGactgccatcgccagcctgcCCGAGTCCGCCAAGACCACCGTCGTTGTCACCGACACCGTCGTGTTGGCCACCACCGTCTGCCCCATTGAGCAGgcctccagcatctcctcctcgCTCCAGGCTGCCCACTCCTCCGGCCTCATCACCGGATCGACCATCACCGCCTCGGCCCCTGCCGTGACCACCGCGGCccaggctgctgccaccaccagtgccgccgccagtgccgccaccaccgctgCGGCTCCCGGAGGTGACGAGAATGCTCAGTGCTCTGCTCCCCGGATCGTCACCGTGTCCGAGGTTGTTACCGTTACCGCCGGTCAAGAGTCGgcctctgcggctgctgcggctgctacCAGTGCTGGCGTGGCCAACAATGCCGGTGAAGGCAGCTCTCAGACGACTGCCGCTGCCTCCCAGCCCGCCATCACCGGAAACCCCACGACTCCCGTGCCTgtctctggcgctggcggcactTTGAACCCCACTGCCGCAGCTGAAGCCAACGCCTTTGACACGACTGCTGTCCGACCCGTCCAGAGCATCAACATCCGAGCCGCTGATGGCAAATGCATGTCTGTCAACCCCACTGCCGGTGACTTCCGTGAGAACCTCATCCCCATCCAGATGGTTACCTGCAGCCAGGACGACCCCAGCCAGAAGTTCGACATTGTCACCAAGGGTGCCCACAATGACGGCACCGCTGGCGAGGCGCTCATTGTCAGCGTCCTTACCAACGGCTGCGTCAACTTTGATGGCCGAAGAGCGGCTAACGACCAAGTGATTATGTTCTCTTGCGGTGGACGTGCCGACGGAA GCGGCAAAACTGCGACTTCACAGCTGTTCCCCTTCAAGAATGGCGACAACAACATCATTCTCACACCTGCCTCAGCCACCAACCAGACCTGTCTCGTCGCTGGTGCTGAGAGAGTGGAGGCTGCAAAGTGCGATAGCCAGAAAGATCAAGTCTTCCAGCTGGTGGAGATTGTGTAA